A genomic window from Populus nigra chromosome 7, ddPopNigr1.1, whole genome shotgun sequence includes:
- the LOC133699074 gene encoding uncharacterized protein LOC133699074, whose product MKSGDDLEGMLCDYVGGKAKSKLHRIPSARLVTALTCLQFAFAIYATFLLYYMSPTIDLRAKPDFTWATRIAQQWKQFIIPPHVLGRYQEAAYLVRAEIQPINPSQVCEHEKIDFQQKKSNDSQMIKLKRELYDEVLDFQRKSVGTETLSELMAMNSKWDLRGPNKAKVTVILNHFKRKTLCAQLDSLLHQTLPFHHVWVLSFGSPNELSLKRIVDSYNDSRISFVSSSYDFKYYGRFQMALQTEADLLYIVDDDMIPGRKMLQILSHVAGTEKYKNSVLGSIGRILPFRQKDFTFPSYRKFRSKEAGLYLPDPAYDITVNKIVQVDFLSSSWFLSAELVKTLFVEAPMTFKTGEDLHLSYQLQKYRNAGSFVLPVDPNDKETWGDSEHRLAYVSETTVIFKDIVQVRDDQWWKALSAGYVTQWAAMHPQKIDALFYAHSVDEVKALAPLLEKFRSTAGKKAYIAISGGSFCPCEDAATALNWPKVVCKERRFRIFDLAVGAQSDISDSEVPVMQAVYSSMKGLIKIHNPSVVITVNDIDPNVKKALKMATETNVNGTTMVLLPRPSISKVLWMADLRSAALPNWNKMRISVNIITQNRAPSLTRLLESLSNAYYLGDEIPISFNMDSRVDEETIRLVNSFDWPHGPKTLRRRIIQGGLIRAVSESWYPSSDDDYGLLLEDDIEVSPFYYLWIKYALLAYHYDPQVSLPQLSSISLYTPRLVEVVKERPKWNATEFFKGIHPNTPYLHQLPCSWGAMFFPKQWREFYVYMNMRFTEDAKANPVQIPKSRTNGWQASWKKFLIDMMYLRGYVSLYPNFPNQASFSTNHMEPGAHISAKDNVVKHDKKDFEVPLLKEDFTSFLPDGRLPPASKLPSLNLFNQPVSLKGLKAAGAKLGQDVLRCDNATEIVSVDHETGLPTQCSKF is encoded by the exons ATGAAAAGCGGGGATGACTTGGAAGGGATGCTTTGTGATTATGTTGGAGGGAAGGCCAAGTCCAAGTTACATAGGATTCCCTCAGCTAGGCTTGTTACAGCTCTTACTTGTCTCCAATTTGCTTTTGCAATTTATGCAACTTTCTTACTATACTACATGAGCCCTACAATAGATTTAAGAGCCAAACCAGACTTTACCTGGGCTACCAGAATCGCACAGCAATGGAAGCAATTTATTATCCCACCCCACGTTCTTGGTCGATACCAAGAAGCTGCTTATCTTGTCAGAGCAGAGATCCAACCAATCAATCCATCACAAGTTTGCGAACATGAAAAGATTGATTTCCAGCAGAAGAAGTCAAATGATTCTCAAATGATTAAGTTGAAGAGAGAGCTGTATGATGAGGTATTGGATTTTCAAAGGAAGTCCGTTGGCACAGAAACACTGTCTGAGCTAATGGCAATGAATTCTAAGTGGGATTTGCGAGGACCCAATAAGGCAAAGGTCACAGTGATCTTAAACCATTTCAAGAGAAAGACACTTTGCGCACAGCTTGATTCTCTGCTTCACCAGACACTTCCTTTCCACCATGTTTGGGTACTTTCATTTGGGAGCCCGAATGAGCTCTCACTAAAGCGAATTGTAGACAGCTATAATGATTCAAGAATCAGTTTCGTTAGTTCTAGCTACGATTTCAAGTATTATGGAAGGTTCCAAATGGCTTTACAAACCGAAGCCGATCTTCTATATATCGTTGATGATGACATGATTCCAGGCAGGAAAATGCTACAGATATTATCGCACGTAGCAGGGACGGAAAAATACAAGAACTCAGTTTTGGGCAGCATAGGAAGGATTTTGCCTTTTAGGCAAAAGGACTTCACATTCCCTAGCTACAGAAAGTTCCGGTCCAAAGAGGCAGGGCTCTATTTGCCTGATCCTGCTTATGATATAACAGTTAATAAAATTGTGCAGGTGGATTTTCTTTCCAGTTCATGGTTTTTATCTGCAGAGCTTGTTAAGACACTATTCGTTGAGGCACCTATGACCTTCAAGACAGGAGAAGATCTGCATCTTAG CTACCAGCTTCAGAAGTACAGGAATGCTggttcatttgtgcttccagtTGATCCAAACGATAAGGAAACATGGGGTGATAGTGAGCACAGGCTTGCTTATGTTTCTGAAACCACTGTAATTTTCAAGGACATAGTTCAAGTCCGAGATGATCAGTGGTGGAAAGCACTGTCTGCTGGTTATGTGACTCAGTGGGCAGCAATGCACCCTCAAAAAATAGATGCACTCTTTTATGCCCACTCGGTCGATGAAGTTAAAGCACTTGCACCACTTCTTGAAAAGTTCAGGTCAACTGCTGGCAAGAAGGCATACATTGCTATCTCTGGAGGCAGTTTTTGCCCTTGTGAAGATGCTGCAACTGCTCTTAATTGGCCTAAAGTGGTTTGCAAAGAGAGAAGATTCAGGATATTTGATTTGGCGGTTGGGGCACAGTCAGATATATCAGACTCGGAAGTGCCAGTGATGCAGGCAGTGTACTCGAGTATGAAAGGATTGATCAAAATTCACAATCCCAGTGTGGTGATCACAGTGAATGACATTGATCCTAATGTGAAGAAAGCCTTGAAAATGGCGACAGAGACTAATGTTAATGGCACAACGATGGTTCTTCTTCCAAGGCCCTCTATATCAAAGGTTCTTTGGATGGCTGATCTAAGATCAGCTGCTTTGCCAA ACTGGAATAAAATGCGGATTTCTGTTAACATAATCACCCAAAACCGTGCCCCTTCCTTAACAAGACTTCTTGAATCTCTCAGCAATGCTTATTATTTGGGGGATGAAATCCCCATCAGCTTCAACATGGACAGTAGAGTTGATGAGGAAACTATAAGATTGGTGAACTCATTCGATTGGCCTCATGGTCCTAAGACCCTCAGAAGAAGAATCATCCAAGGAGGCCTCATTCGAGCAGTCAGTGAAAGTTGGTACCCTTCTTCTGATGATGATTATGGCCTCCTACTCGAGGATGATATTGAAGTCTCTCCATTCTACTATCTATGGATCAAATATGCTCTTCTGGCCTACCACTATGATCCTCAAGTGTCACTGCCTCAGCTCTCCTCCATCTCGCTTTACACGCCTAGATTGGTGGAGGTGGTGAAAGAAAGGCCTAAATGGAATGCAACTGAGTTCTTCAAGGGGATCCATCCTAACACACCTTATCTACACCAACTACCTTGCAGTTGGGGTGCAATGTTCTTCCCTAAACAATGGAGAGAATTCTATGTTTACATGAACATGAGGTTCACTGAAGACGCCAAGGCAAACCCAGTTCAGATTCCAAAGTCAAGAACAAATGGATGGCAAGCTTCATGGAAGAAGTTCCTCATTGACATGATGTACCTCAGAGGATATGTTAGTCTCTATCCCAACTTTCCAAACCAGGCAAGCTTTTCAACTAATCACATGGAACCAGGGGCTCACATTAGTGCAAAGGACAACGTTGTTAAGCATGACAAGAAAGATTTTGAGGTGCCTCTACTGAAGGAAGATTTTACATCCTTTTTGCCTGATGGCAGGTTGCCTCCAGCATCCAAATTGCCATCACTTAACTTGTTCAACCAGCCTGTTTCGCTTAAGGGTCTAAAAGCAGCTGGAGCTAAGTTGGGCCAAGACGTCCTCAGATGCGACAATGCCACAGAAATTGTGAGTGTGGATCATGAAACAGGTCTGCCTACGCAATGCTCAAAATTCTGA